In Syntrophotaleaceae bacterium, a genomic segment contains:
- the lptC gene encoding LPS export ABC transporter periplasmic protein LptC translates to MLISMLVMAGLLSWIIFRKFEAPVAQQIAENLPQDVDLALKTINYTETRGGEKLWTLKADSAAHNADQAVTLLENVQMMFFSLEGFGDVALVSDQGQWYQDEGRIELEGNVEAKGTRGHAFYTGKLTFLQEQGLVQSDLPVKLVGPGMVMTGNGLRLDANARELRLLSQVRGTFYDQ, encoded by the coding sequence TTGTTAATTTCCATGCTGGTGATGGCCGGTTTGCTGTCGTGGATCATTTTCAGGAAATTCGAGGCCCCTGTGGCCCAGCAGATTGCAGAAAACCTTCCTCAGGATGTCGATCTCGCTCTGAAAACGATAAATTATACGGAAACCCGGGGTGGAGAAAAACTCTGGACCCTGAAGGCGGATTCCGCTGCTCATAATGCAGATCAGGCAGTAACCCTGCTGGAAAATGTACAGATGATGTTTTTTTCCCTGGAGGGATTCGGTGATGTCGCGCTGGTGTCCGATCAGGGCCAGTGGTACCAGGACGAGGGGCGCATCGAACTGGAGGGGAATGTAGAGGCCAAGGGGACCCGCGGTCACGCTTTCTACACCGGGAAACTGACTTTTCTGCAGGAACAGGGGCTTGTTCAATCCGACCTGCCGGTTAAATTGGTCGGGCCCGGAATGGTAATGACTGGCAACGGTCTGCGGCTCGATGCCAATGCCCGGGAGCTCCGCCTGCTTTCCCAGGTCAGAGGGACATTTTATGATCAATAG
- a CDS encoding HAD-IIIA family hydrolase: MSSRLEKIKLLLLDVDGVLTDGRITFDSRGVETKSFDVKDGHGLKLVQRAGIRIGIITGRSSSIVTIRARELGIDLVYQGAKVKLEPYLQILDICSLRDEEVAYVGDDLVDLPILQRVGFAVAVADAVEEVRNRVHYVTRQPGGRGAVREVCDLLLKESGRWDELTSRYFDLSAEGPKTAPPGRE; the protein is encoded by the coding sequence ATGAGTAGCCGTCTGGAGAAAATCAAGCTGCTGCTGCTCGATGTGGACGGCGTCCTGACGGACGGCAGGATCACTTTCGACAGCCGGGGGGTGGAAACCAAATCCTTCGATGTCAAGGACGGGCACGGTCTGAAGCTTGTGCAACGGGCCGGTATCAGAATCGGGATCATCACCGGGCGCAGTTCCAGTATCGTCACCATTCGGGCTCGTGAATTGGGCATCGATCTGGTCTATCAGGGGGCCAAGGTAAAGCTTGAGCCCTATCTGCAGATCCTGGATATCTGTTCCCTGCGGGATGAGGAGGTGGCCTATGTCGGCGACGACCTGGTCGATCTGCCGATTCTGCAGCGGGTCGGCTTTGCGGTGGCTGTGGCCGACGCGGTGGAGGAGGTCAGGAACCGGGTGCATTATGTGACCCGGCAGCCCGGAGGTCGAGGGGCGGTCAGGGAAGTCTGCGATCTGCTGCTCAAGGAGAGTGGCCGCTGGGACGAGTTAACCTCCCGCTATTTCGACCTTTCGGCAGAGGGTCCAAAAACGGCTCCGCCAGGAAGGGAATGA
- a CDS encoding PTS sugar transporter subunit IIB gives MAIVFTRIDNRLIHGQVLEAWVPLTRADCIVVASNDLPELSFQRQLMKAAVPSGIEVAIGSVEEMVAFLQSREAAQRRIFLLFGNLPDAMEAFRQGVHFSTLNLGNLHGGKDRKRLSCTVALDSDDMESLETLEKEGVRVVLQCVPSDRQRYWRSIS, from the coding sequence ATGGCCATTGTTTTCACACGTATCGACAATCGATTGATTCACGGCCAGGTGCTGGAGGCCTGGGTCCCGCTGACCCGTGCCGACTGTATTGTTGTGGCCAGCAACGACCTGCCCGAACTTTCCTTCCAACGGCAGCTGATGAAGGCCGCCGTCCCCAGCGGCATCGAGGTGGCGATCGGCAGCGTCGAGGAGATGGTGGCATTCCTTCAGTCTCGTGAGGCTGCCCAGAGACGCATCTTTCTTCTGTTCGGCAATCTTCCGGACGCGATGGAGGCCTTTCGTCAAGGGGTTCATTTTTCCACACTCAACCTTGGCAACCTGCACGGCGGCAAAGATCGCAAGCGGCTCAGCTGTACGGTCGCCCTGGATTCAGATGATATGGAAAGCCTGGAGACTCTGGAGAAAGAAGGGGTGCGGGTTGTTCTGCAATGTGTGCCGTCCGACCGCCAGAGATACTGGCGTTCCATAAGCTGA
- a CDS encoding KpsF/GutQ family sugar-phosphate isomerase, which yields MNMIEIARKVLITEAEAVMALAERIGEEFTRAVEMILECKGRVVITGMGKSGLICQKIASTMASTGTPAFFLHPAEGIHGDLGMLMKGDIVIAVSNSGETEEIVRILPVIKRMKLPLIAMSGNCRSTLQRAADVFLDISIKEEACPLGLAPTASTTATLAMGDALAVGLLQRRGFREEDFALFHPGGTLGRKLLLRVEDLMHSSTEIPLSHQHTLLKDALFEITSKKLGVTGVTDDAGVLVGVFTDGDLRRAMAKGVEVLNRPIYEVMTRNPKRILRASLAAKAVQVMEEFSITSLFVFETEDSGQPVGIIHLHDLLKAGVV from the coding sequence ATGAACATGATTGAGATTGCCCGCAAAGTGCTCATCACCGAGGCCGAGGCCGTAATGGCTTTGGCCGAACGGATCGGGGAGGAGTTCACCCGGGCTGTGGAAATGATTCTGGAGTGCAAGGGGCGGGTGGTGATCACGGGTATGGGCAAATCGGGCCTGATCTGCCAGAAGATCGCTTCCACCATGGCTTCGACCGGCACTCCGGCCTTTTTCCTGCACCCCGCCGAGGGGATTCATGGTGATTTGGGGATGTTGATGAAAGGCGATATCGTGATCGCGGTTTCCAACTCGGGAGAAACCGAGGAAATCGTGCGGATTCTCCCGGTGATCAAACGCATGAAGCTGCCCCTGATCGCCATGAGCGGAAACTGCCGCAGTACCCTGCAGCGCGCTGCGGATGTCTTTCTCGACATCTCCATCAAGGAGGAAGCCTGCCCCCTCGGTCTGGCGCCGACGGCCAGCACCACCGCCACCCTGGCCATGGGGGATGCCCTGGCAGTGGGGTTGCTGCAACGCCGAGGGTTTCGGGAGGAGGATTTCGCACTGTTCCACCCCGGCGGAACCCTCGGCCGCAAGCTTCTGCTCCGGGTCGAGGATCTGATGCATTCCAGCACGGAAATCCCCCTGTCCCATCAGCATACCCTGCTGAAGGACGCCCTGTTTGAAATCACCAGCAAAAAACTCGGAGTGACCGGAGTCACGGACGATGCCGGGGTACTGGTCGGGGTTTTCACCGACGGGGATCTCAGGCGGGCTATGGCCAAGGGGGTCGAAGTGCTGAACCGGCCCATCTATGAAGTGATGACCCGCAACCCCAAGCGGATACTCAGGGCCTCCCTGGCCGCCAAGGCGGTCCAGGTCATGGAAGAATTTTCCATCACTTCGCTGTTTGTTTTCGAAACCGAGGACAGTGGACAACCAGTAGGAATCATTCACCTGCACGATCTGCTCAAGGCGGGAGTTGTCTGA
- a CDS encoding PTS sugar transporter subunit IIC has protein sequence MPFYAYLTAAGVALLCGLDRTAVGQFMLSRPIVAAPLTGLLLGYPLVGLQIGALLELLWVGRLPIGAAIPPDDTQVAVGCTVLATAAVSKTGIAMETAIVLSLLVGLPLGKSGEYFDRLARLWNARLLARAEFLLDAGHHRKAVRLHLLGLLHFGLASLATFAIIVGMGSLALEWFHENLPERFQEVARWLWLAFPLIGIAAILGTFRAPRAFLLFCCSFFIALLFL, from the coding sequence ATGCCTTTTTATGCCTACCTGACAGCGGCCGGAGTGGCTCTTTTATGTGGGCTGGATCGTACAGCCGTCGGGCAGTTCATGCTCAGCCGGCCGATTGTGGCGGCGCCCCTGACAGGACTGCTGCTAGGATACCCTCTGGTGGGGCTGCAGATCGGCGCATTGCTCGAACTGTTGTGGGTGGGGCGACTGCCGATCGGAGCGGCCATCCCTCCCGATGATACCCAGGTGGCTGTGGGTTGCACCGTTCTGGCGACTGCCGCTGTTTCAAAAACCGGCATTGCCATGGAAACGGCGATTGTTCTCAGCTTGCTCGTGGGTCTCCCCCTTGGCAAATCGGGGGAATATTTTGACCGTTTGGCCCGTCTGTGGAACGCCCGGCTGCTGGCCAGAGCGGAGTTTCTGCTGGATGCCGGGCATCACCGCAAAGCCGTGCGGCTGCATCTGCTGGGTCTGTTGCACTTCGGGCTGGCCTCACTTGCGACCTTCGCCATTATCGTCGGCATGGGCTCGCTGGCCTTGGAATGGTTCCATGAAAACCTGCCCGAACGGTTCCAGGAGGTTGCCCGTTGGCTTTGGCTCGCTTTTCCTTTGATCGGGATTGCCGCAATTCTTGGAACCTTCAGGGCACCGCGGGCTTTTCTGCTGTTTTGCTGTTCATTTTTTATCGCTCTTTTGTTTCTTTAG
- the lptB gene encoding LPS export ABC transporter ATP-binding protein, whose protein sequence is MHRKLTARNLCKAYKGRQVVDSVNFEVSSGEVVGLLGPNGAGKTTSFYMVVGLIRPDAGKVFLEQEDLTSLPMYQRARAGIAYLPQESSVFRKLTVEENLLAILETVNQAGGARRSRVADLLQEFRLTHVARTQGYALSGGERRRLEIARALVTNPGFLLLDEPFAGIDPLAVIDIQAIISRLREQGMGILVSDHNVRETLNVCDKAYILNAGKILACGLPGEIAACPQVRSIYLGEKFRL, encoded by the coding sequence ATGCACCGTAAGTTGACAGCTCGAAATCTGTGCAAGGCCTACAAAGGTCGGCAGGTGGTCGACAGTGTCAATTTCGAGGTTTCCTCCGGAGAAGTGGTCGGGTTGCTCGGACCCAACGGAGCGGGAAAAACGACTTCCTTCTACATGGTGGTCGGTCTGATCCGCCCGGATGCGGGGAAGGTTTTTCTGGAGCAGGAGGACCTCACCTCTCTGCCCATGTATCAGAGGGCCCGTGCCGGCATCGCGTACCTCCCCCAGGAGTCGTCAGTTTTCCGCAAGTTGACGGTCGAGGAGAACCTGCTGGCGATTCTTGAAACCGTGAACCAGGCCGGAGGGGCCCGGCGAAGCCGGGTTGCGGATCTGCTGCAGGAGTTCCGCCTGACCCATGTGGCCAGGACTCAGGGCTACGCCCTTTCCGGGGGGGAGCGGCGGCGACTGGAAATCGCCCGGGCGCTGGTGACCAATCCCGGGTTTCTGTTGCTCGACGAACCTTTCGCCGGCATCGATCCCCTGGCGGTCATCGACATCCAGGCGATCATTTCCCGACTGAGAGAACAGGGGATGGGAATTCTCGTTTCGGACCACAATGTCCGTGAAACTTTAAACGTCTGCGATAAAGCCTATATTCTGAATGCCGGAAAAATTCTGGCGTGTGGATTGCCGGGTGAAATCGCGGCCTGTCCGCAGGTTCGATCCATCTACCTCGGCGAAAAGTTTCGCCTTTAG
- the lptA gene encoding lipopolysaccharide transport periplasmic protein LptA — translation MINRFGPGNSPFYALLLFALVLALPFFAGTSAAQPAAGQAGEQPVEITSERMNADYGKGVIRFLGAVVARKGDVTIYSEELVLHLEQGEQGGQRVREIEAFKNVRIVQGIRVATGQAAKMDNDAQKVVLTGSPRVQEGKNFVEGDEITVFLNEDRSVAKSKPGSRTKAVFHPKEKGNAP, via the coding sequence ATGATCAATAGGTTCGGGCCGGGCAACAGTCCTTTTTACGCTCTGCTTCTTTTCGCATTGGTGCTGGCGCTGCCGTTCTTTGCGGGAACCTCTGCCGCCCAGCCAGCAGCGGGTCAGGCAGGCGAGCAGCCGGTGGAGATCACCTCCGAACGCATGAATGCCGATTACGGCAAAGGGGTGATCCGGTTTCTCGGGGCCGTGGTGGCACGAAAGGGAGATGTGACCATCTATTCCGAAGAACTCGTTCTGCATCTGGAGCAGGGAGAGCAGGGGGGCCAGAGGGTCAGGGAGATCGAGGCTTTCAAGAATGTTCGCATTGTCCAGGGGATAAGGGTGGCGACCGGGCAGGCCGCCAAAATGGACAATGACGCGCAAAAAGTCGTCCTCACCGGATCCCCCCGGGTTCAGGAAGGGAAAAATTTCGTCGAGGGTGATGAAATCACGGTTTTCCTGAACGAAGATCGCAGTGTGGCCAAAAGCAAACCCGGTTCCCGCACCAAAGCGGTGTTCCACCCCAAGGAGAAGGGGAATGCACCGTAA
- the raiA gene encoding ribosome-associated translation inhibitor RaiA, producing MQIAVTFRHMEASDPVRNYVEEKVSRLKKYIEEPIDAQAVLSVSKKIRHNAEVTIVAKGITIKGSEETNDMYAAIDAVTDKLERQLKRYKEKLKNHKPLPGNPRQVEKTVLAAESIDEGMGEPVIIRSYSFPVKPMAVEEAVMQMDLLNKNFLVYTDASTEEINVVYRRKDGNYGLIVPERK from the coding sequence ATGCAAATTGCTGTGACCTTCAGGCATATGGAAGCCAGTGATCCGGTACGGAATTATGTTGAAGAAAAGGTCTCCCGCCTCAAGAAATACATCGAAGAACCGATCGACGCTCAAGCTGTTCTCTCCGTTTCGAAAAAAATCAGACACAACGCCGAGGTGACCATCGTCGCCAAGGGGATCACCATCAAGGGATCTGAAGAAACCAACGACATGTATGCGGCCATCGATGCCGTGACCGATAAACTGGAGCGACAGCTCAAGCGTTATAAGGAAAAGCTCAAGAATCACAAGCCCCTCCCCGGCAATCCGCGGCAGGTCGAAAAAACTGTTCTGGCCGCTGAGAGCATCGATGAGGGGATGGGTGAACCGGTCATCATCCGCAGCTACAGTTTTCCGGTCAAGCCTATGGCTGTAGAGGAGGCGGTCATGCAGATGGACCTGCTCAACAAGAACTTCCTTGTCTACACGGATGCATCCACCGAAGAAATCAACGTGGTGTACCGTCGCAAGGACGGTAACTACGGCCTGATTGTCCCGGAGCGAAAATAA
- the rapZ gene encoding RNase adapter RapZ has translation MNRRRLVIISGLSGSGKSTAARALEDEGFFVVDNLPVVLLPDFMELQQPPGIVNNNVAVVVDVRNHEFLSEYKSILQKVQGAGHRVDIYFFDATDDVLMRRYSETRRRHPLMQKEGLSASISRERELLAEVKALATVIIDSSGLTPHQLRAKIGQIARGGAGAGFPLAVLLQSFGYRHGLPVGSDLVMDVRFLTNPHFIPDLRPQTGLSQPVRDYVLSQPDTQEFLKRFLALLKFLLPQYRQEGKSYLTISVGCTGGHHRSVALVEHLRKELQEPFISLEVIHRDIAKG, from the coding sequence ATGAATCGAAGGCGTCTGGTCATCATCAGCGGCCTGTCCGGTTCGGGCAAGAGTACTGCCGCCCGGGCCCTCGAGGACGAGGGCTTCTTTGTGGTGGACAACCTCCCCGTTGTTCTTCTGCCCGATTTTATGGAACTGCAGCAACCACCGGGAATCGTCAACAACAATGTTGCCGTTGTCGTCGACGTTCGCAATCACGAGTTTCTTTCCGAATACAAAAGCATCCTGCAAAAAGTCCAGGGAGCCGGACACAGGGTGGATATCTATTTCTTCGATGCCACCGACGATGTCCTCATGCGCCGTTATTCGGAAACCCGACGACGCCATCCGCTGATGCAGAAGGAAGGCCTTTCCGCCAGCATCAGTCGGGAAAGGGAGCTGCTGGCGGAGGTTAAGGCTCTGGCCACGGTCATCATCGACTCGTCGGGCCTGACGCCTCATCAATTGCGGGCCAAGATCGGGCAGATCGCCCGCGGCGGTGCCGGTGCCGGATTCCCCTTGGCAGTCCTGTTGCAGTCTTTCGGCTATCGTCACGGCCTCCCGGTCGGTTCGGATCTGGTGATGGACGTCCGGTTTTTGACCAACCCCCATTTTATTCCTGATCTGCGGCCTCAAACCGGCCTGTCTCAACCGGTTCGCGATTATGTCCTGTCACAGCCGGACACCCAGGAATTCCTGAAACGTTTTCTGGCATTGCTGAAATTTCTGCTGCCGCAATACCGGCAGGAGGGGAAGAGCTATCTGACTATTTCCGTCGGCTGCACCGGTGGACACCATCGCAGTGTGGCCCTGGTCGAACATCTGCGGAAAGAGCTGCAGGAGCCTTTCATATCTCTCGAAGTCATTCACCGGGATATTGCCAAGGGGTGA
- a CDS encoding HPr family phosphocarrier protein encodes MKEKRSFTIKNRLGLHARAAALLVQTASNFRSDIIVTKDGEEVSGKSIMGILMLAAPQGSRIEIAACGEDAGEALAAIGKLIDDGFGED; translated from the coding sequence ATGAAGGAAAAGAGATCCTTTACCATCAAAAACCGACTCGGATTGCATGCCCGTGCTGCCGCCCTGCTCGTTCAGACGGCCAGCAATTTCCGGTCGGATATTATCGTCACCAAGGACGGTGAGGAGGTCAGCGGCAAAAGTATCATGGGGATACTGATGCTCGCCGCCCCCCAGGGATCGCGAATCGAAATCGCAGCATGCGGTGAAGACGCCGGTGAAGCGCTCGCCGCCATCGGGAAATTGATCGATGATGGATTCGGAGAAGACTGA
- the rpoN gene encoding RNA polymerase factor sigma-54 produces MALEIRQQLKLSQQLVMTPQLQQAIKLLQLSRLELEAVVRQELEENPVLEEGQEHAEEKDEANQFKEEREAEQGSDEVRELKENPEEFNDVDWQTYLEGYHLGGGGTSSELYEGEDDRPSYENLLTKKSSLADHLRWQLNLTRVNDVERMAAAEIIGNLDEGGYLKATNEEIAEATGLSPEIVEKALKIVQDFDPAGIACRTLQECLLKQVEQLGMQGSLVEIILQEHIPDLENRRYQAIAKALDVSLDEVLGAARIISGLEPRPGRPFSQEEIHYITPDIFVYKIGEEYVVVLNDEGLPNLRINSFYRNALSSESKVDEKAGEYIQEKLRGAVWLIKSIHQRQRTIFRVTKSIVKFQKDFFEKGIEYLKPLVLRDVAEDIDMHESTVSRVTTNKYVQTPRGLFELKYFFNSGINTTVGVSIASESVKSKIKEIVAGENPKKPYSDQKIVELLRQQGIDIARRTVTKYREMLGISSSTERKRLF; encoded by the coding sequence ATGGCCTTAGAGATACGTCAACAGCTTAAGCTGAGTCAGCAACTGGTAATGACCCCGCAACTGCAGCAGGCGATCAAGCTGCTTCAGTTGTCGAGACTTGAGCTTGAAGCCGTCGTCCGTCAGGAGCTCGAGGAAAATCCCGTTCTGGAAGAGGGTCAGGAGCATGCCGAGGAAAAGGATGAGGCGAATCAGTTCAAGGAAGAGCGGGAAGCCGAACAGGGGTCCGATGAAGTACGGGAACTGAAGGAAAATCCTGAAGAATTCAATGATGTCGACTGGCAGACCTATCTGGAAGGCTACCATCTGGGGGGGGGAGGCACGTCCTCCGAACTCTATGAAGGGGAGGATGACCGTCCCAGCTATGAAAATCTTCTGACCAAAAAAAGTTCGTTGGCCGACCACCTGCGCTGGCAGCTGAACCTGACCCGGGTCAATGATGTGGAGAGAATGGCAGCGGCGGAAATCATCGGTAATCTGGATGAAGGCGGGTACCTGAAGGCGACCAACGAGGAGATTGCCGAAGCGACCGGGCTGTCTCCGGAAATCGTCGAGAAGGCCTTGAAGATTGTACAGGATTTTGATCCTGCCGGTATCGCCTGCCGGACCCTGCAGGAATGTCTGTTGAAGCAGGTCGAGCAGTTGGGCATGCAGGGTTCACTGGTGGAGATTATTCTGCAGGAGCATATCCCCGATCTCGAAAACCGCCGCTACCAGGCCATTGCCAAGGCTCTCGATGTCAGTCTCGACGAAGTTCTCGGCGCCGCCCGCATCATATCCGGTCTGGAACCTCGTCCCGGGCGCCCCTTCAGCCAGGAAGAGATCCATTACATAACACCCGACATTTTCGTTTACAAGATCGGGGAAGAATACGTGGTCGTTTTGAACGACGAGGGACTGCCCAACCTGCGGATCAATTCCTTCTACCGCAACGCTCTCTCCTCCGAGTCCAAAGTCGACGAGAAAGCCGGCGAATATATTCAGGAAAAATTGCGCGGCGCGGTCTGGCTCATCAAGAGCATTCACCAGCGGCAGCGGACCATTTTCCGGGTGACGAAAAGCATCGTCAAATTCCAGAAAGATTTTTTCGAGAAGGGCATCGAATACCTCAAGCCGCTGGTTCTGCGTGACGTGGCCGAGGATATCGATATGCACGAATCAACGGTCAGCCGGGTGACCACGAACAAATACGTTCAGACTCCTCGAGGGTTGTTCGAGTTGAAGTATTTTTTCAACAGCGGTATAAATACAACTGTAGGAGTTTCTATTGCGTCCGAGAGTGTTAAGAGCAAAATCAAGGAGATTGTTGCAGGAGAAAATCCCAAAAAGCCTTATTCCGATCAGAAAATTGTGGAGCTCTTGCGCCAGCAGGGCATTGACATTGCCCGCCGTACCGTCACCAAGTACAGGGAAATGCTGGGCATAAGCTCCTCCACCGAAAGAAAACGCCTGTTCTGA
- a CDS encoding PTS sugar transporter subunit IIA, translating into MVGIVVATHANLSQALVAAAEMILGSLTHVEAININREDGVDVIRQRFADAIERVGEAGGGILILTDLFGGTPSNIGFSFLDPGKVEVVTGVNLPMLLKACNVLSDLSLAEIAADLKDHARSSIMVASEVLSG; encoded by the coding sequence ATGGTAGGTATCGTCGTCGCCACCCATGCCAACCTGTCCCAGGCCCTGGTCGCCGCCGCGGAAATGATATTGGGGTCACTGACTCATGTCGAGGCAATCAACATCAACCGCGAAGACGGTGTGGACGTGATTCGCCAGCGCTTTGCCGACGCTATCGAACGGGTCGGAGAAGCCGGAGGGGGAATCCTGATCCTGACCGACCTGTTTGGAGGGACCCCTTCGAATATCGGGTTTTCCTTTCTTGATCCCGGTAAGGTGGAAGTTGTTACAGGAGTCAACCTGCCCATGTTGCTGAAAGCCTGCAACGTTCTCTCGGATCTTTCGCTGGCCGAGATTGCCGCGGATCTCAAGGATCATGCTCGAAGCAGCATCATGGTGGCCAGCGAAGTGCTGTCGGGTTAG
- a CDS encoding PTS system mannose/fructose/sorbose family transporter subunit IID — MTRLNPRDFCSSWLRSFALQASWNYEQMQSLGFLYTLVPILRRLYPEDLLPAVYRRHLQYFNTHPYLASALIGAVAKLEQQAAAGEPKEIGIQEFKSAVTPPFAAMGDSFFWGALRPAASTAGLFLAFRGSFWGPLLALFLFNLPHLWLRIYGFHRGYRRGFRVVENVQRCRLPDLALRLKQLLVILLGILAAWLIGGQLQGQSLFSGWALLALPLVWVLGFLIRKRIGPLTLLFSMLMALLAWFQWI, encoded by the coding sequence ATGACCCGATTGAACCCAAGAGATTTTTGCAGTTCATGGCTGCGTTCGTTTGCGCTGCAGGCCAGCTGGAACTACGAGCAGATGCAGAGCCTGGGTTTTCTCTACACCCTGGTTCCGATCCTGCGCCGCTTGTATCCGGAAGACCTGCTGCCAGCCGTTTATCGGCGCCACCTGCAGTATTTCAACACCCATCCCTATCTGGCCTCGGCGCTGATTGGAGCCGTGGCAAAGCTGGAGCAGCAGGCCGCGGCGGGGGAACCAAAGGAGATCGGCATTCAGGAATTCAAAAGCGCCGTTACGCCGCCCTTTGCCGCCATGGGTGACAGTTTCTTCTGGGGGGCGTTGCGGCCCGCGGCTTCCACTGCAGGGCTTTTTCTTGCTTTTCGCGGTTCCTTCTGGGGTCCGCTGCTGGCTCTGTTCCTGTTCAACCTGCCTCATCTTTGGTTGCGGATTTACGGCTTTCACCGGGGGTACCGGCGCGGATTCAGGGTGGTGGAAAATGTCCAGCGCTGCCGCTTGCCCGACCTGGCGCTGAGATTGAAGCAGCTTCTTGTCATCCTTTTGGGGATTCTGGCCGCCTGGTTGATTGGGGGGCAGCTCCAGGGCCAGAGCCTTTTTTCGGGATGGGCCCTGCTCGCTTTGCCTTTGGTCTGGGTCCTCGGTTTTTTGATCAGGAAAAGAATCGGTCCTCTGACTCTGCTTTTTTCGATGTTGATGGCTCTGTTGGCCTGGTTTCAATGGATTTAA
- a CDS encoding PTS sugar transporter subunit IIA, whose translation MKIVDLLNPAAIVADLKASDKRMALEELADAVLMVDSNLDRMEIIRVLQERERLGSTGIGDGVAIPHGKLKDIEQLLISFGRSCSGVEFDSMDGKPAKLFFLLLAPEESVGIHLKTLARISKLLKNSAVRRRLLEAEGSEDIYRIIAEEEEKL comes from the coding sequence ATGAAAATCGTCGATTTGCTTAACCCCGCCGCCATTGTGGCTGATCTCAAGGCTTCTGACAAGAGAATGGCCCTGGAGGAACTGGCGGATGCAGTGCTGATGGTCGATTCCAACCTGGATCGCATGGAGATAATCAGGGTTCTGCAGGAAAGGGAACGGCTGGGGAGTACCGGTATCGGGGACGGGGTAGCCATCCCGCATGGCAAGCTCAAGGACATCGAGCAGCTCCTGATATCTTTTGGTCGCAGCTGTTCCGGAGTGGAATTCGATTCCATGGACGGAAAACCGGCCAAACTGTTTTTTCTGTTGCTGGCGCCTGAAGAATCGGTGGGTATTCATCTGAAAACCCTGGCCCGCATTTCCAAGCTCCTTAAAAACTCGGCTGTCCGCCGCCGTTTGCTCGAGGCGGAAGGCAGCGAGGATATTTACCGTATCATAGCTGAGGAGGAGGAAAAGCTCTAA